The Argopecten irradians isolate NY chromosome 6, Ai_NY, whole genome shotgun sequence genome has a window encoding:
- the LOC138325521 gene encoding large ribosomal subunit protein eL37A-like, protein MTKGTSSFGKRHNKTHTHCRRCGRRSFHIQKKTCASCGYPSPKKRSYNWSEKSKRRRTTGTGRMRHLKDVFRRFRNGFREGTVAKSKKKTAAAPSSAVATK, encoded by the exons ATG ACCAAGGGAACATCCAGCTTTGGTAAGCGGCACAACAAGACCCACACCCACTGCAGGAGGTGTGGGCGCCGCTCATTCCATATCCAGAAAAAAACATGTGCTTCATGTGGATATCCTAGTCCAAAGAAGAGGTCAT ACAACTGGAGTGAGAAATCAAAGAGGAGGAGGACAACAGGCACTGGCCGTATGAGGCATCTCAAGGATGTCTTCAGGAGATTCAG GAACGGCTTCCGTGAGGGTACAGTCGCCAAGTCCAAGAAGAAGACAGCAGCCGCTCCATCATCTGCCGTTGCCACGAAATAG